The Cellulomonas oligotrophica sequence CGCGGACCCGACGGGCCGGCTGCGGACCGTGCCGGCGTACGCGGCCCCCGAGGACGCCGTGCTGGCGCTCGGGCACGCGGCCCGGTACTCGGCGTGGCGCACGGCCGACCGCGGCCGCACGGTGCACCCCGAGGGCGTCGACACGCGGGCGGCGCGCCGGCTCGTCGACGCGCACCTGGCCGACGCGGCCGCGGCGGGGGCGGCCGAGGGCGCAGCGGTCGCGCTCACGCCCGAGCAGACGGCGCAGCTGCTGGCGTGCGTCGGGGTCGACCTGCACCCGTCGGTGCGCGTGCACGACGCCGACGAGGCCGTCGCGGCCGCGGACCGCCTCGGGTGGCCGGTCGCGGTGAAGACCACGGTGCCCGCGCTGCGGCACCGCGCCGACCTGGGCGGGGTGCGCCTGGACGTCGCCGACGCCGACGAGCTGCGCGGGGACGTCGCGGCGATCCTCGCGCTGGCGGCCGACCACCACCCGGACCCGGCGGTCCCGCCCGTCGAGGTGCAGGCCATGGCGCCGCACGGGTCGGCGTGCGTGGTCCGCACCACCGAGGACCCCCTGTTCGGCCCGGTCATCAGCTTCGGCCTCGCCGGGGACGCGGCCGACCTGCTGGGCGACCTCGCGTACGGGGTGCCGCCCCTGACGGACGTCGACGTCGCCGAGATGGTGCGCTCCCCGCGCGCCGCGCCGCGCCTGTTCGGGTACCGGGGGCTGCCGGCCCTGGACGTCGACGCCCTCGAGGACGTGCTGGCCCGCGTGTCGGTGCTGGCCGACGGGCTGCCGGAGCTGCGCTCGCTCGAGCTCAACCCCGTGGTCGTCGCGCAGGAGGGCGTCGCGGTGCTCGGCGCGTACGCGACCGTCGCGCGTGCGGACCGTGCGGACGGGACCCGTCGGCTGGCCCGCCCGTGAGCCCGCCCGAGGGCCGTCACGAGGACGCCGCCGCGCCCCGACGGTCCCGCCGCCACCTGCTCGCGCGCCGGGGCACGCGCGCACGGTGGGAGGATGGGCCGGTGCCCGCTCCCTCGACCTCGCTGCACCAGGACCTGCACCGTGCCGGCTACTACCCCGAGCTCGTCGGTGACGTCGTCGACGTCGCGCTCGCGGGGGAGGACGTCCTCGCGCACCTCGTGCACCCGGAGACGACGTTCGACGCGGCCGAGGTGCGCCGCCACGTGACCGTCCTCGTGCTCACCCCGACGCGGCTGGTGGTGGCGCACGTCGACGACCACCCGGCCGACTCCGAGCACCCGTCGGCGAGCGCGTCGGCGACCACGGAGGCCGTCCCGCTGGGCGAGCTGCGGTCGGTCGCGCTCACGCACGTGGTGCCCGACCCGCAGGAGCACCGTCGCGGCGACGGGCCGGCGGAGCTGACGCTGGCCGTGGGCTGGGGCGCCGTGCAGCGCGTGGACCTGGAGCCCGCGACGTGCGGCGACCCGGCCTGCGAGGCCGACCACGGCCTGACGGGCACGCTCAGCCCCGACGACGTCGTGGTCCGGGTGTCCGCGGCCGCGGAGGGGGCCGACGCGGTGCGCGCCGCGACGGAGTTCGGCCGCCGGCTCTCCGCGGCGTCGGCGCGGCGATGACGGGCGCGACCAGGTCGGCGACGCTGCCCGACGCCGACGCGCTGCTGCTGCCCGGGACCCACGCGCTGCCGGGGCTGGGCCTGGTGCTGCCCGCGGCCGCGAGCGCCGCCGGCGCCGACGTGCCGGACGGCGAGGAGTCCCGCCGCCTGCTCGGCCTGCCGACCGCCGAGCGCGTGTGCGTGGTCCTCGTCGACGGCCTCGGCCACCTCAACCTCGCCGAGCGCGGGGGGCACGCACCGTTCCTGCGCTCCCTGCTGCCCGACGCCCGTGCGCTGGCCAGCACGTTCCCCTCGACCACCGCGACGGCCATGGGCACGTTCGGCACGGGGGAGCCCCCGGGCCGCACCGCGATGCTGGGGTACACGGTGCGCGACCCGGGGACGGGTCGGCTCGGCAACCTCGTGTCGTGGACGGACCTGCCTCCGGCGCAGACGTGGCAGCCCTGCACCACGGTCTTCGAGCGGGCCGCCGCGGCGGGCCTGCCGGTGACGAGCGTCGGACCCGCGCGCTTCGAGGGGTCCGGCCTGACGTCGGCGGCGCTGCGCGGTGCCGCGTACCGCCGGGCCGAGCGGCTCGCCGAGCGCGTCGACGCGACCGTCGCCACGCTGCGGCGCCCGGGCCTGGCGTACCTGTACTGGGGCGACGTCGACAAGGCCGGCCACCACCACGGCTGGGGGTCGTGGCAGTGGGGCGACGCCCTGACGGAGGTCGACGCCGAGCTCGCGCGCCTGGCCCGGTCCCTGCCGGCCGGGACGCTGCTCGTCGTCACCGCGGACCACGGGATGGTCGACGTCGACCCGGCGCTGCGCCGGGACGTCGCCGCCGACGCCGCCCTGCGCCAGGACGTCCTCGTCGTGGCCGGCGAGCCGCGCGCCCTGCAGCTGCACGTCGCGGACGGGGCGCACCCCGAGGTCGTCGCGGACCGCTGGCGCACCGAGCTGGGGGACGCCGCGGTGGTCCTCACCCGGGCGCAGGCCGTCGACGCCGGCTGGTTCGGCGCCGTCGACGCGCACGTGCGCCCCGTCGTGGGCGACGTCGTCGTCGCGATGACCGGTGCCGCCACCGTCGTGGACTCCCGCACGCAGACCGCCCAGTCCGTCGCCCTGCTGGGCGTGCACGGCTCGGTCACCGCGCGCGAGGTCCTCGTCCCGCTGCTGGTGCACGCATGACGCAGGAGGTCTGACCCGTGGCCGAGCTCGTGTTCTTCTCCGGGACGATGGACTGCGGCAAGTCCACCCTGGCCCTGCAGATGCACCACAACCACGCCGCGCGAGGCCGGGACGGCGTGCTCTTCACCCGGCAGGACCGTGCCGGCACCGCGACGATCTCGTCCCGGCTCGGCCTGACCCGCCACGCGTGCGAGGTCGGCGACACCACGGACTTCTGGGCCGAGGTCGTCACCCGTCGCACGCAGGGCCGGCCCGTGGACTACCTCGTCGCCGACGAGGCGCAGTTCTACACCGCCGAGCAGGTCGAGCAGCTGGCCCGCGTCGTCGACGAGCTCGACGCCGACGTGTTCGCGTTCGGGATCACCACGGACTTCCGCGCCCGGCTCTTCCCCGGGTCGGCGCGCCTCGTCGAGCTCGCCGACCGCGTCGAGGTGCTCCAGGTGCGGGCCCTGTGCTGGTGCGGGGCCCGGGCCACCCACAACGCCCGCACGGTCGGCGGAGCCATGGTCGTCGAGGGCGCGCAGGTCGTCGTCGGCGACGTCGGCGCGTCCGGCTCGCAGGTCGGGTACGAGGTGCTGTGCCGGCGGCACCACGTGCGCCGGATGACCGCGGCCACGGCGCGCGCCGTGCACGCGCACGCCGACGCGGTGCTGTTCGAGCAGGACGCCTGAGGCGTCCCGCCCGGTCGGCAGCCTGGCTCCTACTCGGGCTTGGCGCCGAAGACGATCTCGTCCCAGCTCGGCACCTTGGCGCGGGTGCGCCGACCCCGCCGCTCCCCGGGCTGCTGGGCGCGCTCGTGCGCCGACGGCTCGTGCCGGTCGTCGGCCGTGCCGTCCTCGTCGACGAGGTCGCCGGCGCCCGCCGGGAGACCTCCGCCGCCGAGCCCTCCGAGCGGACCGCCCTCGGGCGCCGGGACGAGCCGGGCACCCCGCGCGGGTGTCAGCACGACGGCCTCGCGGTGCGGGTCCGCGTCGTGGGGGTGCGCCCCCGGGGGCTGGTCCGGGTCGAACCCGCGGGACCCGGCGGGCGGGAGCGGCGGCCCCGCGTCGCCGGTCGGTCCGCCCAGGTCGAACGCGTGCGGTGGGCCGAAGCCCTCGAACGCCTCGTCGTCGTCGTCCAGCTCGAGCGGCTGGCGCACGCCGCGGCGCGTGCGCAGCTCGTCGAGCAGCGCGTGCGTCGGCTCCTCCGCCGGCTCGTCGCCCGCCACCGAGTCGATGTCGAACACCACGTCGCGCACGGCCGCCAGGTGCCGGCGCGACGACGGCTCCTCGATCTCCGTCTCCGACAGCCAGCGCGCCTCGTCCTCGTCGGCGACGACGGCCCGACCGACCGGGTCGTACGTCCACCGCGCCTGGGTCGGCTCGTCCGCGACGACGAACCGCGCCACGACCGTCCACGGGCCGTTGCCCCGCCGGGAGGCGTCCCAGGCGAGGGACGACACGTCGACGCCGCGCGCCGCGAGCCGGTCCGTCACCAGGTCGCCCAGCAGCGGTGCGTCCGGCTCCTTGCCCACCCGGGTGCCGCGCGCCTGCTCCGCCACCCAGTCGCGCTCCGCCAGCACCGGGCCCTCGTAGCGGCGCACGGACTCCACGGGCACGTCGGCCTGCTCGGCCACCTCCTGCGCGGTCGCACCGGCGCGGATCCGCGCCTGGATCTCCCGCGGCGACAACGACCCCGCCTGCTCGGCCCGCAGCTGCTCGAGCTGCGGCCGGTCGCGGCGGACCGCCGCGCGCAGCGGCTCGTCGATCCGCAGCCGGAACCGCTGCCCCTCGGGCGCGACCAGCACCAGGTGCTCGCCGTCCTCGTGCAGACCGACCAGCTCCAGCTCACCCATCAGACCTCCCGGCATCCGGGGACGAGCCTGCCACCGATCCGCCGGTCCGGCGCGCACCCCGCCCGGTGCGCCGCGCCCCCGCACCGTCCGGCCGGTACGCCGCACCCCGCGCGCGGCGTGCCAGGATCGCGCCGTGGACGTCGACCTCGCCCAGGTGCCCGTGCTGCCGGTGCTGGAGGTGCTCGGCGTCGTCGTCGCCGCCATGTCGGGCGCCCTCGCGGCCGTGCGCAAGCAGTTCGACGTCTTCGGGATCCTCGTGCTCGCGTGGGCGACCGGCCTGGGCGGGGGCGTGCTGCGCGACGTGCTGCTCGGCGCCGTCCCGCCGGTCGGCATCAGCGAGCCGCGCCTCATGCTGGCCGCGGTCGTCGGCGGGCTCGTCATGTACTTCGGCCACCCGCGGCTCGAACGGGCGCGCCGGTTCATCGTCGTGCTCGACGCCGGTGCGCTCGCGCTGTTCAGCGTGGTGGGCACCGTCACGGGCCTGGAGCACGGCGCGACGCCGCTCGCGTCGGTGGTCGTCGGCGTCGTCACCGCCGTCGGCGGCGGGGTGCTGCGCGACCTGCTGACCGGCGAGGTCCCCGTCGTGCTGCACCAGCGCCAGCTCTACGCGATCCCCGCGATGGCGGGCGCGGCGGTCACCGCGGCGCTGTGGGCCCTCGGGACGACCGGCGCCGTCGCGCTCACCGCGGTCGCCGTGGGCGTGTTCGCGCTGCGCCTGCTCGCCCTGCGGTTCCACCTCGCGGCACCGGGGCCGTGGCGCGCGCCCCGCTGACCCCGCCCCCGCCCGCCCAGCCCCCGCCCGTCCCGCCCGGCAGGATGGGGGCCATGACCTCCTCCGCACCCGTCGCCGAGCTTGTCGACGTCGCTCGCACCGTCGCCCGTGAGGCCGGCGCCCTCGTGCACGAGGGCCGCCCCGACCGGCCCGAGGTCGCCGCGACCAAGACCAGCGCCGTCGACGTCGTCACCGCCATGGACCTGGCCAGCGAGGAGCTCGTGCGGGCCCGCCTGGCCGAGCTGCGCCCCGCCGACGGCGTCCTCGGCGAGGAGGGCGGCCACCGGCCCGGCACGTCCGGCGTGACGTGGGTCGTCGACCCGATCGACGGCACGGTGAACTACCTGTACGGCATCGACGCCTGGGCGGTCAGCGTCGCCGCCGTCGTCGACGACGTGGCCACCGCCGAGGGGCGCGCGCCGGACCCTGCCACGTGGCGGGTCCTCGCCGGGTGCGTGCACAGCCCCGCCGACGGGCGCACGTTCACCGCCGGCGCCGGCGCCGGCGCGCACCTGGGGGAGCGGCGGCTCGCGCTGCCGCCGTCCGCGCCCCTGGACCGGTGCCTGGTCGGCACCGGGTTCGGCTACGTCGCCGCCCGGCGGCGCGCGCAGGCCCGGGTGCTGGCCGAGCTGCTCCCGCGGGTGCGCGACATCCGCCGCATCGGCTCGGCCGCCCTCGACCTGTGCGGCGTCGCCCAGGGGCGGCTCGACCTGTACTACGAGAGGGGTCTGCAGCCGTGGGACATGGCCGCCGCGTCCCTCGTCGTGCAGGAGGCCGGCGGCACCGTCACCGGCCTGCGCGGGCGTCCGGCGGGTCCGGCGATGACCGTCGCCGGACCCGCCGCCCGCGTCGCCGAGCTCGTCGCGCTGCTCGAGCACCTCGACGCCGACGGGCCGGAGCCGGAGGCCGCGGCGGGTGCTTCGTCCCAGGTGACCGGCGCGCCGGGCTGAGACACGCCGGGGGACCCGCCGACCGGCCGCCGCGCGCGAGCGACACGCCGGGGCACGCCCGGACCTGTCCGGTTCGCATCCGACCCCGCGGTGGTGCACAATCCCCCCGCGCGGGGGGAACAGAACGCGGCCGCGATGCCTTTCATCCCGCGACGACCGCTGACGACGACGACGGAGTGTGACGCCACCCATGGCAACCGACTACGACGCCCCGCGCAAGACCGAGGAGGACCTCAGCGAGGACTCGCTGCAGGAGCTCCAGGCCCGGCGCTCCGACAAGAACTCGGGCGTGGTGGACGAGGACGAGACGGAGGCTGCCGAGGGCTTCGAGCTCCCCGGCGCCGACCTGTCCGGCGAGGAGCTCTCCGTCCGCGTCCTTCCCCGCCAGGCCGACGAGTTCACGTGCTCCAAGTGCTTCCTGGTGCACCACCGCAGCCAGCTCGCGTACGAGCGTGACGGTCACCCCGTCTGCTCGGAGTGCGCTGCCTGACCTCACCACCGCCTGACGCGGACGGCCGGTCTCCCGCCCGGGAGGCCGGCCGTCCGGCGTCTCAGCGTCCGCGCAGCGCCGCGACCAGGTCCTCGGGGCGGCGCGTCGAGACGACCCAGTACGGCGTCGGGTCCTGCGGGTCGCGCACCTGCACCCGCACGGCCGTGCCGATCCACGCCCGCAGGCACACGTACGCCCGCGCGTCCAGCCCCGGGCCCATCTGCACCCGCAGCTCCTCGCGGCCCAGGGCCACCGGCTCGGCCAGCAGCCGCACGGGGATCCGCGCCGCACCGGCCCGCAGGTGCCCCTGCTCGACCTCCACGCGCGGCGTGGTCAGCACCGCGACCGCCAGGCCCCCGAGCAGCGCGAGCACCGCCACCACCAGGGCGAGCAGGGTGTCGACCGGCACGAGCGCGGCGCCGAGCACCCCGGCGAAGCCGACGACCGCCGCCCACCCGAGCGGGCCGGGCCACAGGCGCTCACGGAAGCCGCGGGCGGGCGCGGGCGTCACGTCACCGGGCAGGGGCTGGGCGTCGTCGGGCTGCGTCGCGTGCATGCTCCCAGGATGTCATCCGGGCCCGGGGCGGGTGGACCCGCCCGGCGGGCGCGGTAGGGTCGGCGGTCGTGACCGAGCCCGCCGCACCGCAGACGGCTCCCGGGGCGACCCCGACCGCAGCACCGGTGCCCGCACCGACCGGCGCGGTCGAGGTGCAGCTGCACCTGCTCGACCCCGACCTGCCGCCCCCCGCGTACGCCCACCCCGGTGACGCGGGGGCCGACCTGCGCACCCGCACCGACGTCGTGATCGCGCCCCAGGCGCGCGTCACGGTCCCCACCGGGGTGTCGATCGCGCTGCCCGAGGGCTACGCCGCGTTCGTGCACCCCCGCTCGGGTCTCGCGGCCCGGCACGGCCTGACGGTCGTCAACGCGCCGGGGACCGTCGACGCGGGCTACCGCGGCGAGATCGCGGTCACGCTGCTCAACACCGACACCGAGCACCCGATCGAGCTCGCGCGCGGCGACCGGATCGCCCAGCTCGTCGTGCAGCGCGTCGAGCACGCCGTGTTCGTCGAGGTCGACGCGCTGCCGGGCTCCGTGCGCGGGGCGGGCGGCTTCGGGTCCAGCGGCGGCTGGGCCGCCGCCCCGGGCGGCGCGCCCGGCTGACCGCCGGACGCGCGGGGCAGCACGGAACTAACGTCGTCGGGGACGACGTTGCACCAGACGAGGGCGCGCAGCGCCGGGCGAGGAGTTGAGGTCGTGGGTCTGTTCAGCCGAGGCCCCCGCAAGGGTGGCGCCGACGAGGTCGAGACCGAGGTCGAGGCCCGGGACGGCGCACCCGCCGGCCGGGGCACGCCCGGCGGCGGCCCGTGGGACGCCGACGAGCCGCACCCCCAGGGTCCCCGGGTCGACCTCGGGGCGATCCGCCTGCCCGCGGTCCAGGGCATGGAGCTGCGGATGGAGGTCGACAAGGCCACCGAGGTCGTGTCGGCCGCCGCGCTGACGCTCAAGGCCCCCGGCGAGGGCGGCGTGGCGTCGTCGCTGCAGGTGCAGGCCTTCGCCGCGCCCCGCACCGACGGGATCTGGGACGAGATCCGCGCGGAGATCGCCGCGTCCATCACGCAGCAGGGCGGGACCGTCGACGACCTGCCCGGGCCGTTCGGCCGCGAGCTGCTCGCCCGGCTGCCCGTGCGCACCCCCGAGGGCCGCACCGGCCACCGGCCCGCACGCTTCATCGGCACCGACGGCCCCCGCTGGTTCCTGCGCGGCGTCATCACCGGCGCGGCCGCGGTCGACCCGCAGGCGGCCATCCCGCTCGAGCGCGTGTTCGGCACGATCGTCGTGGTGCGGGGGCAGGACCCCCGTGCCCCGCGCGACCTGCTCGCCCTGCACCTGCCGGGCGGCGCCACCCCCGCGGCCCCGGCCGCGGCACCGGCGACGCCCCGGTTCGCGCCGCCCGCGCGCGGCCCCGAGATCACGGAGACCCGATGAGCCTCAAGCAGGCGGTCCGCCGAGTCCTGGCCTCCCAGGCCGAGATCGAGGCCGACGAGGAGAAGGCCGACGCCCTCACCGTGCCCGGCTGCCGGCACGTGGGCACCCTGCCCGACCGGCAGCGCGCGAGCGTCTCCGGCGTGCTGCGCTCGGTGACGCTGCGCCCGCGCGAGGGTGTCCCGGCGCTGGAGGCCGAGCTGTACGACGGCTCGGGCAGCCTCGACCTCGTGTGGCTGGGCCGCCGGCAGATCTGCGGCATCGAGCCCGGCCGGCGCCTGAAGGTCGAGGGCCTGGTCTGCTACGTCGCCGGCCGCCGCACCGTGTTCAACCCGCGGTACGAGCTGCGCGCCCGGCCGGGGGAGTGAGCGTGGACGCGACCGACCCCGTGCGCGACGACGAGGCCGCCCCGGCCCGCGGCATGCGGGCCATCACGGCCGACGAGTTCTCCGCCCTCGACGCCGTCGGCGGCGTGCGGGGCGCCGTCGAGACCGTCGCCCCCGGCCTGCTCTTCGTCGTCGTGTTCGTCGCGACCGGCCAGCAGCTCGTCCCCGCGCTCGTGTCGGCCGGGGCCGCGGCGCTGCTCGCGGTGGTCGCCCGGCTCGTCCAGCGCACGCCGCTGACCCAGGCGCTGTCGGGCGTCCTCGGCGTCGGCATCGGCGTGCTGTGGGCCTGGCGCACGGGGGACGCGACCGACTTCTTCGCCTACGGGCTGCTCGTCAACGTCGCGTACCTGATCGGCACGTTCCTCACGATCGTGCTCGGCTGGCCCCTCGTCGGCCTGGTCGTCGGCATGTTCCGCCCCGACGGGCCGCTGACCGGCGGCCCGTGGTCGACGGTCGTGGCCTGGCGCGCCGACCCGGTGCTGCGGCGCCGGTACGCCCTCGCGACCTGGCCGTGGGTGGCGATGTTCGGGCTGCGCCTCGCCGTCCAGCTGCCCCTGTACTACGGCGGCGAGGTCGCGTGGCTCGGCACCGCCAAGCTCCTCATGGGCCTGCCGCTGACCGCGCTCGTGCTGTGGGTCAGCTGGTCGCTGGTCCGTGGGTCAGCACGTGCTGCAGAGCAGCCTCGTCCGCCTCACGGCCCGTGACGAACAGCAGCTCGTCGCGCCCCTCGAGGGTGTCGTCCGGGCTGGGCGCGATCGGGCGCGCGTCGCGCACGATGCACGCCAGGACCGTGTCCTCCGGCCAGGTGACCTGACCGACGCGCAGCCCCGCCAGGGGCGAGTCCTGCGGCAGCGTCAGCTCGAGGATGTCGGCCTTCGACTGGTGGAACGTGAAGATGCGCACCAGGTCGCCGACCGCCACGGCCTCCTCGACCATCGCGGTCATGATGCGCGGCGTCGACACCGCGACGTCCACGCCCCACGCCTCGTCGAACATCCACTCGTTCTTCGGGTTGTTCACCCGGGCGACCGTGCGGGGCACGCCGAACTCGGTCTTCGCGAGCAGCGAGATCACCAGGTTCGCCTTGTCGTCGCCGGTCGCGGCGACCATGACGTCGCACTCGTCGGCGCGCACCTCGCGCAGCGTCGGCAGCTCGCAGGCGTCCGCGAGCAGCCAGTCCGCGTCCGCGACCTGGGCCACCCGCATCGCGGACGGCTGGCGGTCCACCAGGGTGACCTCGTGGTCGTTGACGAGCAGCTCGCGCGCGATCGACCGGCCCACCGAGCCGGCCCCGGCGATGACGACCCTCATGCCGTCACCGCCGGCGGCGTCGCCGTGAGGACGCGTTCGACCGCGGGGGCGTCGTCGACGCGCATGAGCATGTGCACGGTGTCGTTCTCCTGCAGGACGGTGGTGGCGGTCGGCAGGACGCCGTCGCCGTAGCGGGTCAGGTACGCGACGCGCGCGCCGGTGGCCTCCTCGAGCGCCCGCAGCGGCCGCCCGACCCACCCGGTGTGCACGTCGACCTCGGCGAGCTGGATCTGCCCCGACGCGTCGCGGAACTCGTCGCTGGTCCCCACGGGCAGAATGCGCCGCAGCACCTGGTCCGCGGTCCAGCGCACGGTGGCGACGGTCGGGATGCCCAGGCGCTGGTAGATCTCGGCGCGGTGCGGGTCGTAGATCCGCGCCACCACGTTCTCCACGCCGAACGTCTCGCGCACCACGCGGGCCGCGAGGATGTTCGAGTTGTCGCCGTCGGACACGGCGGCGAACGCGTACGCGTCGTCGATGCCGGCCTGGCGCAGCGTGTCGCGGTCGAAGCCGAGGCCGGTGACCTTGCTGCCCTCGAACTCCGCGTCGAGCCGGCGGAAGGCGTCGGGGAACTGGTCGATGACGGCGACGGAGTGGCCGCGACCCTCGAGGGACTGCGCGAGCGTGGCTCCCACACGGCCGCATCCCATGATCACGAAGTGCACGACCGGTCACGGTATACCCCTCGGCACCCGTCCGCCGACCCCGTCGCCGGCGCCGTCGCGCACGTCCCGGCCGGACCCGCGGCGTCCGGCGCCGCCGTGCCCGTCGTCGCACGCCGCCGTCCCCGGGACCTCGGTGCGTGCCACGGCCCGCGTGCGGGCATACGATCGCTCCTCGTGTCGGACCTCGCAGATGCCGCCAAGCGGCTCGTCCTGGGGCGGCCGGTGCGCAGCGACCGTCTCGGTCACACGCTCCTGCCCAAGCGCGTCGCGCTGCCCGTGTTCGCCTCCGACGCGCTCTCGTCCGTGGCGTACGCGCCCGACGAGATCCTGCTGACCCTCTCGCTCGCGGGGCTGACCGCGCTGACGGTCTCCCCGTGGGTGGGCGTCGCGGTCGCGCTGGTGCTGCTCACGGTCGTGGCGTCGTACCGGCAGAACGTGCACGCCTACCCCTCGGGCGGTGGCGACTACGAGGTCGCGTCGGTCAACCTGGGGCCCAAGGCCGGCGTCACGGTCGCGAGCGCGCTGCTCGTCGACTACGTCCTCACGGTCGCGGTGTCGATCTCGTCGGGCGCCCAGTACGCGGCGACCGCGATCCCGTTCCTGCGCGGCCACGAGACGGCGTTCGCCGTGATCGTGGTGCTGCTGCTCATGGTCGCGAACCTGCGCGGCGTCAAGGAGTCCGGGAGCGCCTTCGCCGTCCCGGTGTACCTGTTCATGGCCGCGATGGGCTCGCTCGCGCTGGTCGGCGCCTTCCGGTACTTCACCGGGACGCTGCCCGTCTCGGAGAGCGCGGACCTGACCGTCGCCGCCGACCCCGCGTTCGAGCAGGGCCTCATGGGCATCGCCGGCGGTTTCCTCGTGCTGCGTGCGTTCGCGTCCGGCTGTGCGGCCCTCACCGGTGTCGAGGCCATCAGCAACGGCGTCCCGGCGTTCCGCAAGCCCAAGTCCCGCAACGCCGCCACCACGCTGGCGCTGCTCGGCGGCATCTCGATCACCATGATCATGTCGATCCTCATGCTCGCCCAGGCCACGGGCGTGCACTACGTCGACGACCCGGCCACCCAGCTGCTGCGCGACGGCGTCCCGGTGGGGGAGGGCTACGAGCAGCACCCGGTGATCAGCCAGCTCGCGGCGTCGGTGTTCGAGGGCGTCGACGTGCTGTTCGTCCTCATCTCCGTCGTCACCGGGCTGATCCTCGTGCTCGCCGCGAACACGGCGTTCAACGGGTTCCCCGTGCTCGGGTCGATCCTCGCCCGCGACGGCTACCTGCCGCGCCAGCTGCACACCCGCGGCGACCGGCTCGCGTTCTCCAACGGCATCATCACCCTGGCCGCCGCGGCGATCGCGCTCATCGTCGCCTTCGACGCCCAGGTCACGCGCCTGATCCAGCTGTACATCGTCGGGGTGTTCGTCTCCTTCACGCTGTCCCAGCTCGGCATGGTGCGGCACTGGACGCGGGCGCTGCGCACCGAGCCTGAGCCGCGCGCCCGCGCCCGGATGCGCCGCTCGCGCGTCATCAACGGCATCGGCCTGGCCATGACCGGGTCGGTCCTCGTCGTGGTGCTCATCACCAAGTTCACCCACGGCGCCTGGATCGCGATCATCGCCATGGTCGGGGTCTACGTCGTCATGCAGGGCGTGCACCGCCACTACCGTCGCGTGCGTGCCGAGCTCGCGCTCGACGAGGAGTCCG is a genomic window containing:
- a CDS encoding potassium channel family protein — its product is MGCGRVGATLAQSLEGRGHSVAVIDQFPDAFRRLDAEFEGSKVTGLGFDRDTLRQAGIDDAYAFAAVSDGDNSNILAARVVRETFGVENVVARIYDPHRAEIYQRLGIPTVATVRWTADQVLRRILPVGTSDEFRDASGQIQLAEVDVHTGWVGRPLRALEEATGARVAYLTRYGDGVLPTATTVLQENDTVHMLMRVDDAPAVERVLTATPPAVTA
- a CDS encoding APC family permease, which encodes MSDLADAAKRLVLGRPVRSDRLGHTLLPKRVALPVFASDALSSVAYAPDEILLTLSLAGLTALTVSPWVGVAVALVLLTVVASYRQNVHAYPSGGGDYEVASVNLGPKAGVTVASALLVDYVLTVAVSISSGAQYAATAIPFLRGHETAFAVIVVLLLMVANLRGVKESGSAFAVPVYLFMAAMGSLALVGAFRYFTGTLPVSESADLTVAADPAFEQGLMGIAGGFLVLRAFASGCAALTGVEAISNGVPAFRKPKSRNAATTLALLGGISITMIMSILMLAQATGVHYVDDPATQLLRDGVPVGEGYEQHPVISQLAASVFEGVDVLFVLISVVTGLILVLAANTAFNGFPVLGSILARDGYLPRQLHTRGDRLAFSNGIITLAAAAIALIVAFDAQVTRLIQLYIVGVFVSFTLSQLGMVRHWTRALRTEPEPRARARMRRSRVINGIGLAMTGSVLVVVLITKFTHGAWIAIIAMVGVYVVMQGVHRHYRRVRAELALDEESAQAARALPSRVHAVVLVSHLHRPTMRALAYARASRPNVLEAVTVGVDAAEVAGLRAQWEAADLPVPLRVLDSPFREITRPVIAYVRSIRRESPRDLVVVYIPEYVVGHWWEQLLHNQSALRLKSRLLFTPGVVVASVPWQLQSSEGQTGLEDAVRGPVSRGF
- a CDS encoding potassium channel family protein — encoded protein: MRVVIAGAGSVGRSIARELLVNDHEVTLVDRQPSAMRVAQVADADWLLADACELPTLREVRADECDVMVAATGDDKANLVISLLAKTEFGVPRTVARVNNPKNEWMFDEAWGVDVAVSTPRIMTAMVEEAVAVGDLVRIFTFHQSKADILELTLPQDSPLAGLRVGQVTWPEDTVLACIVRDARPIAPSPDDTLEGRDELLFVTGREADEAALQHVLTHGPATS
- a CDS encoding DUF3159 domain-containing protein; its protein translation is MDATDPVRDDEAAPARGMRAITADEFSALDAVGGVRGAVETVAPGLLFVVVFVATGQQLVPALVSAGAAALLAVVARLVQRTPLTQALSGVLGVGIGVLWAWRTGDATDFFAYGLLVNVAYLIGTFLTIVLGWPLVGLVVGMFRPDGPLTGGPWSTVVAWRADPVLRRRYALATWPWVAMFGLRLAVQLPLYYGGEVAWLGTAKLLMGLPLTALVLWVSWSLVRGSARAAEQPRPPHGP